From Medicago truncatula cultivar Jemalong A17 chromosome 7, MtrunA17r5.0-ANR, whole genome shotgun sequence, a single genomic window includes:
- the LOC120576929 gene encoding 2,3-dimethylmalate lyase isoform X1, which produces MMSCSATVGRAGATATAGGGCVPHLHHFRTSFSSPFQLQSHRNSKPLRATITISCSSNKAKQLREILDSPGVHQGPACFDALSANLVQSAGFPLCFTSGFSISASRLGLPDTGYLSYGEIFDQGLLITQSVDIPVIGDADNGYGNAMNVKRTVKGYVNAGFAGIILEDQVSPKACGHTQGRKVVSREEAVMRIKAAVDARNESGSDIVIVARTDARQALSLDEALYRSRAFADAGADVVFIDALASRQEMEAFCQVSPLVPKMANMLEGGGKTPILTPLELEDIGYKIVAYPLSLIGVSIRAMQDALTAIKGGRIPPPGSMPTFEEIKDTLGFNAYYEEEKRYATSTDQLLSKRESSSVYSIQQREQVDTEQTSQTIEDPIVEVITPDVYNKYGADGSRDPFSGIWSRTLRIKITGRDGVEKLDLRIPAGFLDGITNTVPALGGVNLKKLLDDATDEIGGKLLDFNDRMGDRIQVFLE; this is translated from the exons ATGATGAGCTGCTCCGCCACAGTTGGCCGCGCCGGCGCCACTGCCACTGCCGGTGGCGGTTGTGTTCCTCACCTCCACCACTTCCGTACATCATTTTCTTCCCCATTCCAACTCCAATCCCACAGAAACTCTAAACCATTACGCGCCACAATCACAATTTCATGTTCTTCAAACAAAGCAAAGCAACTTCGCGAAATTCTCGATTCACCAGGAGTTCATCAAGGTCCAGCATGTTTCGACGCACTCAGTGCAAATCTCGTTCAATCCGCTGGTTTTCCGTTATGTTTCACAAGCGGTTTTTCTATCTCTGCTTCTCGATTGGGATTGCCTGATACAGGCTATTTGTCTTACGGTGAAATCTTCGATCAAGGTCTTCTTATTACTCAATCTGTGGATATTCCTGTTATTGGTGATGCTGATAATGGTTACGGTAATGCCATGAATGTTAAGAGAACCGTTAAGGGTTATGTTAATGCTGGTTTTGCTGGTATCATTCTTGAGGATCAG GTATCTCCAAAAGCGTGTGGTCACACACAGGGGAGGAAAGTGGTATCGAGAGAAGAGGCAGTCATGCGAATCAAAGCTGCGGTTGATGCCAGAAATGAGAGTGGATCTGATATTGTGATTGTGGCTCGCACCGATGCGCGCCAAGCCCTGTCTCTTGATGAGGCACTCTATAGGTCAAGGGCATTTGCTGATGCTGGAGCTGATGTTGTTTTTATAGACGCACTTGCTTCCAGACAAGAGATGGAAGCTTTTTGTCAAGTTTCTCCTCTTGTTCCAAAAATG GCCAATATGCTTGAAGGAGGAGGCAAAACACCGATACTCACTCCTCTTGAACTTGAAGACATTGGTTATAAAATTGTTGCCTATCCCCTTTCCTTGATTGGAGTTTCTATACGAGCAATGCAG GATGCGCTGACTGCTATTAAAGGAGGTCGTATTCCTCCTCCAGGAAGCATGCcaacttttgaagaaattaaggATACTTTAGGTTTCAACGCATATTATGAAGAAGAGAAGCGTTATGCTACAAGTACCGATCAGCTGCTTTCAAAGAGAG AGAGCAGTAGCGTATACAGTATACAACAGAGAGAGCAAGTTGATACAGAGCAGACAAGTCAAACTATCGAAGATCCAATTGTGGAAGTTATAACACCTGATGTGTACAATAAATATGGTGCAGATGGTTCAAGGGACCCTTTTTCTGGAATCTGGTCCCGGACTCTGAGAATTAAAATAACTGGCAGAGATGGAGTCGAGAAACTTGATCTCCGAATTCCT GCTGGATTTCTGGATGGAATCACAAACACAGTTCCTG CTTTGGGTGGGGTAAACCTCAAAAAACTATTGGATGATGCAACAGATGAAATTGGGGGAAAACTGTTAGATTTTAATGACAGAATGGGTGACAGGATTCAAGTATTTCTGGAGTGA
- the LOC120576929 gene encoding 2,3-dimethylmalate lyase isoform X2 translates to MMSCSATVGRAGATATAGGGCVPHLHHFRTSFSSPFQLQSHRNSKPLRATITISCSSNKAKQLREILDSPGVHQGPACFDALSANLVQSAGFPLCFTSGFSISASRLGLPDTGYLSYGEIFDQGLLITQSVDIPVIGDADNGYGNAMNVKRTVKGYVNAGFAGIILEDQVSPKACGHTQGRKVVSREEAVMRIKAAVDARNESGSDIVIVARTDARQALSLDEALYRSRAFADAGADVVFIDALASRQEMEAFCQVSPLVPKMANMLEGGGKTPILTPLELEDIGYKIVAYPLSLIGVSIRAMQDALTAIKGGRIPPPGSMPTFEEIKDTLGFNAYYEEEKRYATSTDQLLSKRDGSRDPFSGIWSRTLRIKITGRDGVEKLDLRIPAGFLDGITNTVPALGGVNLKKLLDDATDEIGGKLLDFNDRMGDRIQVFLE, encoded by the exons ATGATGAGCTGCTCCGCCACAGTTGGCCGCGCCGGCGCCACTGCCACTGCCGGTGGCGGTTGTGTTCCTCACCTCCACCACTTCCGTACATCATTTTCTTCCCCATTCCAACTCCAATCCCACAGAAACTCTAAACCATTACGCGCCACAATCACAATTTCATGTTCTTCAAACAAAGCAAAGCAACTTCGCGAAATTCTCGATTCACCAGGAGTTCATCAAGGTCCAGCATGTTTCGACGCACTCAGTGCAAATCTCGTTCAATCCGCTGGTTTTCCGTTATGTTTCACAAGCGGTTTTTCTATCTCTGCTTCTCGATTGGGATTGCCTGATACAGGCTATTTGTCTTACGGTGAAATCTTCGATCAAGGTCTTCTTATTACTCAATCTGTGGATATTCCTGTTATTGGTGATGCTGATAATGGTTACGGTAATGCCATGAATGTTAAGAGAACCGTTAAGGGTTATGTTAATGCTGGTTTTGCTGGTATCATTCTTGAGGATCAG GTATCTCCAAAAGCGTGTGGTCACACACAGGGGAGGAAAGTGGTATCGAGAGAAGAGGCAGTCATGCGAATCAAAGCTGCGGTTGATGCCAGAAATGAGAGTGGATCTGATATTGTGATTGTGGCTCGCACCGATGCGCGCCAAGCCCTGTCTCTTGATGAGGCACTCTATAGGTCAAGGGCATTTGCTGATGCTGGAGCTGATGTTGTTTTTATAGACGCACTTGCTTCCAGACAAGAGATGGAAGCTTTTTGTCAAGTTTCTCCTCTTGTTCCAAAAATG GCCAATATGCTTGAAGGAGGAGGCAAAACACCGATACTCACTCCTCTTGAACTTGAAGACATTGGTTATAAAATTGTTGCCTATCCCCTTTCCTTGATTGGAGTTTCTATACGAGCAATGCAG GATGCGCTGACTGCTATTAAAGGAGGTCGTATTCCTCCTCCAGGAAGCATGCcaacttttgaagaaattaaggATACTTTAGGTTTCAACGCATATTATGAAGAAGAGAAGCGTTATGCTACAAGTACCGATCAGCTGCTTTCAAAGAGAG ATGGTTCAAGGGACCCTTTTTCTGGAATCTGGTCCCGGACTCTGAGAATTAAAATAACTGGCAGAGATGGAGTCGAGAAACTTGATCTCCGAATTCCT GCTGGATTTCTGGATGGAATCACAAACACAGTTCCTG CTTTGGGTGGGGTAAACCTCAAAAAACTATTGGATGATGCAACAGATGAAATTGGGGGAAAACTGTTAGATTTTAATGACAGAATGGGTGACAGGATTCAAGTATTTCTGGAGTGA
- the LOC120576928 gene encoding uncharacterized protein produces the protein MDSETSYKALPLSVFDGENYHIWAARMEAYLEANDLWEAVEEDYEVLPLSDNPTMAQIKNHKERKTRKSKARATLFAIVSEEIFTRIMIIKSAFEIWNIFKIEYEGDERIRGMQALNLIGEFEMQKMKESETIKEYANKLISIANKVRLLGSELSDSRIGQKILVTVPERFEATITSLENTKDMLKLTVGELVNAMQGQEQRRMIRSEGSVEGALQAKLKNYNGGRNEKRNQSSNISLFSPYPYCKKKNNHPPNRCWWRPDVKCHKCGQLGHVERICKAQHQGEAKAAEDQTLEDQLFVASCFATNTTRESWLIDSGCTNHMTYDRELYKDLDETTISRVRIGNGVLIEVKGKGTVAIECLSDANNIEMVNVQMKCKSFSLDLMNEEQHVAVHKEGRIQVGVAFFHHPSIVNAAGVMSSMDTINGNSTKSVKEPVSGEILKLKQDVTEVKAQVDAIWEQMNKGVSNNVINSFKSKPIESRSKSSDVDVVLEQIKKKTEPEIFVGYSSSSKVYRIYLPQSNKVIVSRDVKFLESNIWNWEDCEKFEFQEENEDVDGEPVRGTRSLSDIYQRCNVCHGTRRI, from the exons ATGGATTCTGAAACATCCTACAAAGCCCTACCATTATCTGTGTTTGATGGTGAAAACTATCATATATGGGCAGCAAGGATGGAGGCGTATTTAGAGGCAAATGACCTCTGGGAAGCTGTTGAGGAGGACTACGAAGTTCTTCCTTTGTCAGACAATCCAACAATGGCTCAGATAAAAAATCACAAGGAAAGGAAAACAAGAAAGTCAAAAGCAAGGGCTACTTTGTTTGCTATTGTCTCAGAAGAAATCTTCACCAGAATTATGATCATCAAATCAGCATTTGAAATATGGAATATCTTCAAAATTGAATATGAAGGAGATGAAAGAATTAGGGGGATGCAAGCACTTAATTTGATTGGAGAATTTGAGATGCAAAAGATGAAGGAGTCTGAAACAATTAAAGAGTATGCAAATAAACTTATTAGCATTGCTAACAAAGTAAGATTGCTTGGTTCTGAATTATCTGATTCAAGAATAGGTCAGAAAATACTTGTGACTGTCCCTGAAAGATTTGAAGCAACTATAACTTCCTTGGAAAATACAAAGGACATGTTAAAGCTTACCGTGGGAGAGCTTGTAAATGCTATGCAGGGCCAAGAACAAAGAAGAATGATAAGGTCTGAAGGTTCAGTGGAAGGAGCATTACAAGCTAAATTAAAGAACTACAATGGTGGAAGGAATGAGAAAAGAAACCAGAGCAGCAATATAAGTCTCTTTTCACCCTATCCatactgcaaaaaaaaaaataaccatcCACCAAACAGATGTTGGTGGAGACCAGACGTAAAATGTCACAAGTGTGGCCAGTTAGGACATGTGGAAAGAATATGCAAGGCTCAACATCAGGGAGAAGCTAAGGCTGCTGAAGATCAAACTTTGGAGGACCAACTCTTTGTAGCATCATGCTTTGCCACCAATACCACCAGAGAGAGTTGGCTCATAGATAGTGGTTGCACAAACCACATGACTTATGATCGTGAGCTCTATAAAGATTTGGACGAGACAACTATTTCCAGAGTCAGAATTGGAAATGGCGTACTTATTGAAGTAAAAGGCAAGGGAACAGTTGCAATTGAATGCCTTTCAG ATGCAAACAATATAGAAATGGTCAATGTTCAAATGAAATGCAAGAGCTTTTCCTTGGATTTGATGAATGAGGAACAACATGTTGCTGTACATAAGGAAGGAAGGATTCAGGTTGGTGTTGCATTCTTCCACCATCCATCTATCGTGAACGCTGCGGGAGTGATGAGTTCCATGGATACAATCAATGGAAACTCTACAAAATCTGTCAAAGAACCTGTTTCAGGGGAAATCCTGAAACTAAAACAGGATGTTACTGAAGTAAAAGCACAAGTTGATGCCATATGGGAACAAATGAATAAAGGAGTGTCCAATAACGTTATTAACAGTTTTAAAAGCAAGCCTATAGAATCAAGATCAAAATCTTCTGATGTGGATGTTGTCCTTGAACAAATCAAGAAGAAAACAGAACCTGAAATTTTTGTAGGCTATAGCTCATCTTCAAAAGTCTATAGAATCTATCTTCCACAAAGCAACAAAGTAATTGTTAGCAGAGATGTCAAATTTCTTGAGTCAAATATTTGGAATTGGGAAGATTGTGAGAAGTTTGAATTTCAGGAGGAGAATGAAGATGTTGATGGTGAACCTGTTAGAGGAACTAGATCACTTTCAGACATCTACCAAAGGTGCAACGTTTGTCATGGAACCAGAAGGATATGA
- the LOC11427962 gene encoding clathrin interactor EPSIN 3, with the protein MKKVFGQTVRDLKREVNKKVLKVPGIEQKVLDATSNEPWGPHGTLLADIAQATRNPHEYQMIMSVVWKRINDTGKNWRHVYKALTVLEYLVAHGSERVIDEIKEHSYQISTLSDFQYIDSSGRDQGNNVRKKSQNLVVLVNDKERIVEVRQKAAVNREKFRNNTPGGMYRPGSHSSIGSYGDRYEEDRYANREEDRNGYGYGREREMGSRDDDRYNRDGDRYGRDYEERYGRDGYRDDDRGRSRSVDYNYDDTRSRNSDRDRDFDDDGQHSSRGSNAKVEDQSLEARLQRKLSEQNSGAPPSYEEAVGEAQSPVPERDVETSAESAPRGSSPHASDNPSPASAPTGSSPVSNNPTEVTAAASTSVAASTAASTQETEPTDDFFDPRGPTSAAPTTSNFGEIDLLGSLSDSFSSNALPLVPATSGISTPEANTGSTASFAAPSSGSNNFNQSFEDPFGDSPFKADTSVETAPSQHHAPQTTEPSQSDGFNADMSNFGFGDSFSIVPYSASAPSDTQPFSANSQFLSQDSETDILADILPPAPLPEITSQQNSSAPSFGQPSPSFSTSSGSFSEPTGQLTLHQGFSAATNQPAQTLPTGQFSQPGFSASNSSFSASTSPYAQQPFPSHSGQPGMPGFSSSTGHSMQPPFASQGGQSTAQTSGHTYGGLYSLDTSLTPGAPNMYSQSQNGYNGSMNSGNYLPQGSSTGFPSQMTPQAPTAQPAQITNFPHHGGSTASPSPTDQASQFNNQSFFGQQGNAAPFSSSYTPQVPAPNASPYAVSAAPNSLVSQPSKDKFETKSTVWADTLSRGLVNLNISGPKTNPLADIGIDFESINRKEKRMEKPTNTPVTSTVNMGKAMGSGSGIGRAGAGALRPNPNSMMGSGMGMGMGMGNAPGGMGMGNAPGGMGMGGYGGGMNPSMGMGMGMGGMGMGQGYQMQPPNGMPPGSNMPGNYNNNMMRPGGYAQQPYGGYR; encoded by the exons ATGAAGAAGGTTTTTGGTCAAACTGTTAGGGACCT TAAAAGAGAAGTGAACAAGAAAGTGCTCAAAGTTCCTGGCATTGAACAGAAG GTTCTTGATGCTACTAGCAATGAACCATGGGGTCCTCATGGAACACTGCTTGCAGACATTGCTCAGGCAACTAGAAACCC TCATGAATACCAGATGATCATGTCAGTAGTCTGGAAACGAATTAACGACACTGGCAAGAATTGGCGGCATGTCTACAAG GCTTTGACAGTACTTGAGTACTTGGTGGCCCATGGTTCTGAGAGAGTCATAGATGAGATCAAAGAACATTCTTATCAAATATCG ACTTTGTCCGACTTTCAATATATTGATTCCAGTGGAAGAGATCAAGGAAACAATGTCAGGAAAAAATCTCAGAATCTCGTTGTCCTTGTGAATGATAAAGAAAGAATCGTAGAAGTTAGACAGAAGGCTGCTGTTAATAGGGAAAA GTTTCGCAATAACACACCAGGAGGAATGTATAGACCTGGTTCACACTCAAGCATTGGAAGCTATGGTGATCGATATGAAGAAGATCGTTATGCGAACAGGGAGGAAGATAGAAATGGCTATGGTTAtggaagagaaagagaaatgggCTCTAGAGATGATGATCGGTACAATCGCGATGGGGATCGTTATGGTAGAGATTATGAGGAACGTTATGGTAGGGACGGTTACAGAGATGATGATAGGGGAAGAAGTCGAAGTGTTGACTATAATTATGATGATACTAGGAGCAGGAATTCTGATAGAGATCGTGATTTCGATGACGATGGCCAACACTCGTCTCG AGGTAGCAATGCTAAAGTTGAAGACCAATCACTGGAAGCAAG ACTTCAGCGGAAACTTTCTGAGCAAAATTCGGGTGCTCCTCCTAGTTATGAAGAGGCTGTTGGTGAAGCTCAGAGCCCTGTGCCTGAAAG GGATGTTGAAACTTCGGCAGAATCTGCTCCAAGAGGCTCGTCCCCTCATGCAAGTGATAATCCTAGCCCAGCCTCTGCTCCTACTGGATCTTCTCCTGTAAGCAATAATCCAACTGAAGTAACTGCTGCTGCCAGTACATCTGTTGCTGCTAGTACTGCTGCTTCTACCCAGGAAACTGAGCCCACTGATGATTTCTTTGACCCACGTGGTCCTACATCAG CTGCTCCAACCACCTCTAATTTTGGCGAAATAGATTTGCTCGGTTCTTTATCAGACTCATTCTCTTCAAACGCTCTGCCTCTTGTGCCCGCTACATCAGGAATTTCAACCCCTGAAGCAAACACTGGTTCAACAGCTTCTTTTGCAGCACCATCCTCTGGGTCCAATAATTTCAATCAG TCTTTTGAAGATCCGTTTGGTGATTCACCATTCAAGGCTGATACTTCTGTTGAAACTGCTCCATCTCAACACCATGCACCTCAGACTACTGAACCATCCCAATCAGATGGTTTTAATGCTGACATGTCTAACTTTGGGTTTGGGGACTCATTTTCTATTGTACCATACTCTGCATCTGCTCCCAGTGACACTCAACCTTTCTCTGCTAACTCCCAGTTTTTGTCCCAAGATTCGGAAACTGATATTCTAGCTGACATTCTTCCTCCTGCACCATTACCTGAGATTACATCACAGCAGAACAGTTCAGCTCCTTCTTTTGGCCAACCTTCACCTTCCTTTTCAACTTCATCTGGATCATTTTCCGAACCAACTGGTCAACTTACTCTTCATCAAGGTTTCTCAGCTGCAACCAATCAACCTGCACAAACCCTTCCAACTGGTCAATTTTCGCAGCCAGGCTTTTCAGCTTCTAATTCATCTTTTTCAGCCTCTACCAGTCCATATGCACAGCAACCTTTTCCTTCTCATTCTGGTCAACCTGGCATGCCTGGGTTTTCGTCATCTACTGGACATTCTATGCAGCCACCTTTTGCTTCTCAAGGCGGTCAATCTACTGCACAAACAAGCGGTCATACCTACGGTGGATTGTACTCCCTGGATACATCTCTTACTCCAGGAGCTCCAAACATGTATTCTCAATCACAAAATGGATATAACGGATCTATGAACAGTGGGAACTACTTGCCACAGGGATCCTCAACAGGCTTTCCTTCACAAATGACTCCCCAAGCTCCAACAGCACAACCGGCACAAATCACAAACTTTCCCCATCATGGAGGATCTACTGCTTCTCCCTCTCCAACTGATCAAGCATCACAGTTCAACAACCAGAGCTTCTTTGGACAACAAGGGAATGCAGCTCCCTTTAGCTCATCATATACCCCTCAAGTGCCTGCTCCCAATGCTTCGCCGTATGCTGTTTCAGCGGCACCAAATTCTTTAGTTTCTCAACCATCCAAAGATAAGTTTGAAACAAAATCAACAGTTTGGGCAGACACATTAAGCAGGGGACTGGTTAATTTAAACATATCTGGAC CTAAAACTAATCCATTAGCAGATATTGGCATTGACTTCGAATCCATTAATAGGAAGGAAAAGAGAATGGAGAAGCCCACTAACACACCTGTAACATCAACTGTAAATATGGGTAAAGCTATGGGATCAGGTTCAGGCATAGGTCGTGCTGGCGCTGGTGCTCTTAGACCTAATCCAAATTCGATGATGGGTTCTGGTATGGGCATGGGTATGGGAATGGGCAATGCTCCCGGTGGTATGGGTATGGGCAATGCTCCCGGTGGTATGGGTATGGGAGGTTACGGAGGAGGCATGAATCCATCCATGGGTATGGGTATGGGTATGGGGGGAATGGGCATGGGGCAAGGATACCAGATGCAACCTCCTAATGGAATGCCTCCTGGTTCCAACATGCCAGGTAACTATAATAATAACATGATGCGTCCAGGTGGTTATGCTCAACAGCCATATGGTGGATACCGATGA